The DNA segment TACAGCATCGCCCTCGCACTAACCCTTCCCCACAAAAGAACTAGCTCGAAAAAATTGGATATCTGATAAGATTCGATGTCAGATGACCCTTTTCAAATTCATCCTACAACAGAAGACCCACCAGTAAGGAGTGGCTCCATGTTTGACGTGTCAGTAGGAAGCAATGCTAGCGCCACTGCGTGGAAGGCGTCGTTCCGAGTGACTCCTTTGCGCCGCTCTGCCGTGTAGCGCTTGTAGAGATGGACCACAGCGGCGATCTCGCCCCAGATCATCTTTAACATGCCCAAGATCACGAGCACTGCCAAGCTCAGAGCGCAGACCCATACGCAGGCCCCGAGAGTGTTGTCACGCACGAAGTTCCGCATGTGTGGGTCGTACTTCTCGTGGTGGATCTGCAAAAAAGAGATGGCGCACAAGCCGATGCAAATTGTCGATCCTTGGTGCAATGACCCTACAACGTGATATTTTAGAACTGTCACCTTTCTTCTGTTCATTGGTTACAGGAACGTTATTGTGCAAATGACCTGATTCTCTAAGGTAGACAAAATGACTGGGTATGTGGGTCTTCTACCTGCCTGGACAAGCATCATGCCTCCCGATTAGGATCTATAAAGGTGTAAACAACAATGATCGTTGTGCTTAGCACAACCACGCAGCCTTTAAAGCATGGTGTGCGTGTCAAATACCGCAAAAGAGCAACCATTAACCCTCAGCTTGTAAGCAAATATGTACACAGTGCGTGCAGTGTGTGAAGCTCAGTATGTCAGCATCCGCATCCCGCGATGCTCCTTgagttaaaagcaattgttccctGCCACCTCGGTTTTACTCAAGCGCAAGAACTAccgtgacattttttttatttcttagcaCTGAAAGTGAAAATTTGGTCGTCGGTAGGCGCGTCAAAGAATTCAATCCTCGCTTAAACTCCGTTAGTTTCACTTTGTGCTTAAGAGGAGATTAGCGTAAGGCCGAATTTTTACTGTCTGCAGCTTAAGCTGTTAGCGCAGAGATTCGTTAACCCGGTAACCTAGCATGCATTTAGCAAGAAAACATTCTCCAACCACAgtggtgcatatatatatatatatacctggaTAACCTCGGCGTGCTCTGACATGGCCAACATCTCATAGAGATATGCGCACGCCTCGAAGATGTCTTCCTTCGACCGACCCGACGGCGTCCAGCACCACGTGGGAAGTGTACAGGTCTCCGAGCCGTACAGGTGCGACAGCGTGCGGGGCAGGCACACGAGGTACTTGCTGTAGCCGTCGTACGCGTACAAGAACGCCGCCATAGCAAAACGGTCTCGCATCATCTGAAGAAGCAACCAGCGCAGCAAGGCTTCATTAGGTAATGCCAAAAGAGCACCACTTATTCAGAGGACCGCAAAGGttacatctctcagcaaaacttaGTAGTTTTGCTGAGAGATTTGACTCTCCGTAAAACTTAAGCATTAAAGAAAGCAGCAGGACATTCCAAACAGATTGGCTCACACATTTTGTTCAACCCTTCCTTAATAATTTAAAATTCAGCTACTTCCAAAGCCAGGTCCCAGGGCAAACGCGATTTCACAACAGTCTCTGTAAAGATAATCTCACCAGGATAGCTTCcaggtaacaggacaagaaaatCAAAAGCAAcgttttgggccagttggcgaTTAATTATCATTTCAGTTCTATACTGCATTCTTACATGAAGGCACAAATGACCAAAAGGAGACCGTAGAACCGCCAGTATTTGTCAGCATTTGAAGGAACAACAGGGCCGTACATAGACATGAAACCCTTTTCTTATTTGCAAGAGGGTACAGTGGATAGACTATACGGGGCTATTTGTCCGTCTCCATTTCCTTCGGTCTTAGTCTGCGATCCTTCTTCGCATTTCGCCCTGTCCCTGTGATAAGCCTGCCCTTGTTCTTTCGTATCCTACGTTCTCAACCCATTTTGTAGAAGGAGGCTTGTAAAGTACATAGCGGTGGTTCCAGAATAGAGCCCAGGAGGCGGGATTCCGATGTGTCGACGTCGTGTCTCCGGGAGCGCCGTCGCTTACGGTGGAGACAACCGCGTCGTTACCCCTTTAGCGAGTTCCCTTGCGGCGCCCGCCATCATGGAGCCCGACGCGTAGGCAGCACATGGGCAGAGCGCAACTCCATGTCGAGTTCGAGGCGAAGAAAGGCATGCTGCGCTGAGAAGATGATGATAACGTTTGTTGTGCACGGTTGGCCCTTTGGCCTAAGATAAGAAAAATATAATTAACCATCGGCAGTGTAAAACATAACATAAGCATCCTATAATTTGTATTTGCGTCAACACAGGCACCTCAAAGCGGAGCATTGCTTATCCAGAAATTAAACTAGCtgtgcacgcacacatacacaaaaaCCCAGAACAACTAAGCGATAAACTCAGTGGCTATGTACACGCCAATCAACTGTGAACCTCGCAGAAATGGTATTACTCGCACAAAACACATCAACTGGCCTTGGGCTGTGTCTCGATAGATTTTTTGCCAGAGGGAGCAGTAGACGTTTGGCTTCTCTCGGAAAAACAAACAATCCTCAGCCATGTGGCGATCGTTTCGTGAACAGGGCCACACAGCCCTGAGCGTTTTGCCCAAGAACGCCGCGCACACGTCTCTCCCACCCGCAGCGATGAAGCGTGCGGAGCCCAATGGCCATCGCCGCTTGGGAGGCAGCGTTGACCACTTCACAGAACGACACCGCACTTTCGAGGAGGCGTGCGCAATCAGGCACCCTAAAACTTTCATTTAAGCAGCCTCGCCAAAAGGACAAAAGGGGAGCTTCATAAAAAATCCGATAACAACACATTGCACAGTCATGCTGTGGCGTAACGATTAATTTCCTTGTTGCTGGACGTCGAACGGACCTTTTCAAGCTTTTTCAAGTCCGCTTTTCAAGCTCacttcctttcattttcttttttatgctcaAAATAGCTTGGAAGCAAATTATTTAAGATCGCTCGTGGGTTCGTGTTGTCTTTTAGATAGGAATTTTGGATGCGTGAGCTAACAATACCATTTAGAGAATTGCAAGACGAGCTATTAGCCCTAACTAGAAGCTGTCGTTTTATGCCGTTGAGAGTTCGGAACCACCCGTAAAAGCGAAAATTATTTACAACTCGCAAAAAGTTCTAAGCTGCTGTAAATAGCCATCCAATTGTAGCCGTGCAGCTATATGACACGTTGCACGCTTGAATGAGATTATTTTAAAGCGCTTAAGTCAAGGCTTCCGCTCTGCACTAAACCAGGCGGCaacgttgtcggcgttgtgagcgaaaaagcagatgCCCCACTTGCCACATAGGTCACGagacattgtgacgtcatcacaacgtgctcgACTTGTCAGGTGGCAGCTACATTAATGACTGGTCGTGAGAGATGGCTGTGTGTGAAACAGCTACCAGGCCATGTCAGGTTGCGCGTCACTTAACTCCTGCAACTATGTGCCAGGAGAGATATATGAGGACTTCCCGCTTTATATAAATCTAAAGCACATAATGACCACGTCTGCGAAGCGATACGCAAAGAAGACACCAAGCCGCTGAAGgggctcattaacgctatcgcgtcatatccccAAGGCAGAGCTCGAGTGTTTCCTCAAGCCTTTGCATGCAAGTTAGGTCTAGAAGTGCAATGCGAGCCAGTTTTGCAACTATCACCGCTAATCCCGAGGCCAGCAGGGGACCACTCGCCCTGAACAAGACGGCCAGCCACACCGTGTAGAGCAGCCTGGTCAGGACCAAGACGGCGAAGGATGCACTGTGCCTCCCTTTGTGTAGCGCCTCGAGACATAGGTACAGCACAACTTCGGTGCCAGCGAAGATTAAAGACTCGATCACAATCAGCGCTGGCACCTTAAGGTCGGTGAGCAGCGGTAAGGCGGACTGCCGGTGGCGCATCATCACGCCCAGGAACACCAGAAGAGGCAGGTCCTGTAGAAGTCGCAATAGGCGTGGCAGATGTGCAGCGCTGTTCCAGGGAACTGAAGTTCCCAATGAGGATACATGCAGGGCGTCAAACGAAACCGATGTTCTGAGTGGAAATCCTAACAGAAAGTGACGGACTGCGTAGAGTTCAATGAGAACAACTGCAAGGCAGAAACTCACCATACCTAAGTGTCACCTAAACCACAGAGTATTTAGCTTGCATGCTAGCATTACAAATCGTCGTCGTACGTGGCTCTTATTCTGTGAAACACAGGCGCCTTTTAAGACGTGAATGAGTAAAAATGAACCACAGCAAACCTAAGATTGAACCAGATTATATTTGCGGACAAGATAcgcaagaaaaaaattctttgctgCTAGGCTGCGCGATCTTCTAGCCACGTCAGTGTGTTGACTAGGGCAAACAATTCGGTATATTTACTCAAGGCTTCTTCGATATCTTCAGAGAAGCCTTCTTTGTGgtgtattttttctctcttttgcagtctttttttttcaggagatgAGAAGGATATAAATTACAGAAATTTGAACACGGTATTGGTGACGCAGCTAGGGGAGCGGCAAGTCTAAGGTTGCGAACAACATGACACACACAAGGGTTCATGGTATACGTGTACACTTTAGGTCGCATTGATAGGCGAGAAACTAAAGGCGAAATAGTTAATCAAAGTCAAAGATGAAAAAGTGAGAACACTGCACTAAAAAACCGTATGTACTCTTATCAGGATATCAAGGCGGTGAAGCACTTAATTCCACTGCGTCATAATCTAGCGTAGCGTCCACATGTGTTAACGCGAGTTGGTAATAGTGGTGCGCTTTCCATGCCAGAATGAACTCACCACGAAGGCGATGGCGGATGCCAGGACTATTGTCGTGACGGCCCCGTCGAAATGCAAGGACATCTTTCCGCCCAGGCGCACCATGTTACCAGAGCATCCTTCGGTGCGATTACTTCTTTCATCCCGGACCATACAGCAGCGCTTCTGCAGAGCCCTGAACGCAACCTCCTTCTTGCTGTCAGCTCCAGACAACCCCTCCTGACGAGTCTGGGTGCAGAAGATGACTGCTTTCGGGACAAGACCACGCCCTTCATCGCAGTCCTCGTAATTTCCGCCGAAGCCAGTCTGTAGCGCACCCAGGCTTTCAGTGACACCCACTTCCATACAAGGCGTGGAAGCATGTGACGACCCTCCCTGACACATGTCGGTCATGACTGGCACGCCCATGCTTGTGCTCCTTGAGTCCAGATGGTACGGCTACATACAGCAGCGAATTTTGAGCAGATGACGGCAGGGAGGGGGGCACTAGAGTCTTACGCACTTTCTCTGGCACTCGTCACTTAGCGCCGCTCGCACACCCACTCAGCCTCTTTCCTATTCttcattgttgttgttggcctctgttggAATGGCACATACCGGCGGTGGAAAATTTGCGGGGTAAATaactatggaaagaaatatgTTGGTGTGACgataagaaaccggaagcgggcggagtgggcgagggaacaaacgcgggttaatgacatactaatcgaaatcaagaggaagaaatgggctttgacaaggcatgtaatgcgaaggcaagataaccgctggtccttaaggttaacggagtggatgccaagagaaggcaattgtagcacggggcggcagaaagttagttgggcggactATATTAAAACATTTGTGGGAATACGGTGGGCAAAGCTGGCAtataacagggttaattggagagacatggagtgCCACGCCTTTGCCCTGCTGAAGTGGGCGTATTCATGATGATGATAAACTCAAACAGGAGGTATATGTTTACTCACTTCTGTTAGGTAAGCATCGGTAAACTTTTTTGGATTCAAAAATAGTTCAATATAGAAATGCATAACGAACAAATGAACCTACATTACGCAATGATTTAATAATGTACAGGTACGCACACTGCTTTCAGAACGTGACTCCTGCAGGACGTTTCCCCCAAAGGAGAGGAGAACATGAATACAAGGATGAAGCCCTGATCGAGCGAGGGGATCGCCAAATAAGTTCTTCTCCGAGAAGAAAACCTGCGGAAGCAAAGGAGGAAGTATTCAGGTGATTCAGATTTTGGACTTCGTTCACAAGGGTTCGACGATTGCCACAAAGATAGTCTCGAAAAGATCGTGAAGCAACCTTGCTCTTTCTCTTATGTTTCATGGCAATGCCTATGCTTGAAACCATTCACAGATATTTTTCAGTGAATGGTACACCCctttctttcacatttttttttaattgcgaatCCAGACTGCCATGTTCGCTTGCTCGAAAATGACTCTTTCATCTAGGAGGCTTTTAATTTAGGCGCGGCACATCGATGTGTAAATCTTCAAGCCACTGACCAGAGCACTGCCGATCCTGCAGACGTGGCGTAAAtcggggtggggggagggggcaggggTTCCTGACCCCCTCTTCCCTTCGctttgggcggggggggggggacacagctTTCGAGTGCCACCAGGATAAGAAATGCAGGTTCTGAGGCACACCATGGGATCAGCTTGTTGCTGTGTCATGTAATGTAACATGTAACAAGATTGGTGTAATGTTTACTGCGTGCATGGTTGCTAAGTAGCATTGTACCCCCTGGGACAGTAGACACCACCATAATAGCAGAAACCTCTGTAACGTGTTTACCATTAGATTGCGTATCTGGAAATTCCCGTGATCACATTGACTTCACCTGTTGGCACACAGGGATGTGTGTGCCCTAACTTCATTTGCATTGATCCGATCTTTCAGTTCTGACGTAAATTGTGTCTGCTGTACAAATAACTGAGCATTCTATAACTGATAACTTCGCATGCACGGTTGCAAATGCGTGGCCGGATAGgactactgcgcgtgcgcagcaggCATACAGCCTTCGTCAAAAATGTACATACCAagaagtttgcttctaagctgcttAACGCGGCTCCCTAGAACAtttagcagtccaaagcttgggaggattgagagcatgaagccattcctctttcgagatgTTACGGCCGCTGCGGATGTATAATTAAGCACGCTGCAGGCCTCGCAAGCAAAcgctttgggctgtatacttttgacgggggctgtacgttAAACCGGTATGCTTCTACGCTGGTATGTCTCCTGGGTGCTACATCGCTCTGTTGATGAACTGAACATAACCACCAGAATGCAGCAGCAAGAGCTTCACATACGCGTTTGCCAGCGAGAGCGCCTAGAAAACAGGCGGCATTACGAGAGATTCGGGGTTGGGTTCAGAGAGAGGCACTTGTGAAATATCTGCCGTGGTGAGCGCCACCGCTAGTCTTCCCTAGCGGCCGTCAGCTCTGTCTGGTGCTGTAGTGAAATCACGCTTAGAATGGCTTGGTTTAGGAACGCCCCTTTTATGAACTGTTAAAATACTTATGAAAACCTTCATGAGGAATCCTAAGCACCTGCTAAAACTAAGAGCTCAAATTATCCGATCATTGTTTATTTCCTATAAGGAAAAAATTGCTGCCCAAATCAATCCGCTTAATATCCCTGAAATGCTACGACATTTATGAGCCCGTTGCAGGGCTGACCGCGGCGCAACCAATGTGGAAGCACTAAGTGCGCTACATCTCTAAGAAAGCCGCGTTCTGGCGGAATTGCTcggccagcactgctcttgacgCGTTGCGAGGGTGCGTGGAAGGAATGGAGGCACTGGCATTGTAGAACAAGCTGCCACTTCTCGTTTGTTGCCACTTTGTTTCGATACGATCTCTATAAGTTGTTCCGTCGATGGCGTTTACAAAGGCAGAATCACTAAAAAAAGCCACGAAATAGTACatgaaggcactgttttcttggatgtcatatttgcattttgtctaattgttttttctgctcattaCAGTTTTTTTTAACAAGGGGGGTTCTGAAGATGGCATTTGTGTTTCCGGCTTTgaattttgtagcgtgagctacactggccgaggttaagcagtttcgcgtggttcctggagagccgtgctgcgcatgcgcgaggagcagtgacgtcacacggcgcacagctggcgcgccggagccgccaccgcgcgcgcctcgcccGCAATAGCCGATGCAGAGGCACTGGCACCGGCGCaagcccagctgtgcgcctccgttgcacaGTAGCcctctgacgctgcgccggagccgcttgatggcacctctcattttgtgcgcatgcgcagaggtgtcAGTGGGAGTGTACATATAGCAGGGCGTTTGCCCGCGTGGTATAGCCATGAATAAggtctaagagcacttgctgctgggctagttggttttggttcataattaaatagtttttaggcgcaaaaaaggataagacacatagggtaggtgacaggacgaagcgccaacttccaactgattttattgcatgcgtgaaacgtacttaaatagcttgtcgtcacatgtgcagatgggtcacctaaagctcaagaaCGACTTGATTAGGcacgctccaggaatttcttttcacagtcgtacaatacaatcgatgtgtcacttacgcacaggtcgcctttctttttgataaaaaatgcttctatcaactccctagtATTAGTATTACAGCtttttgcccagaatg comes from the Amblyomma americanum isolate KBUSLIRL-KWMA chromosome 1, ASM5285725v1, whole genome shotgun sequence genome and includes:
- the LOC144112680 gene encoding uncharacterized protein LOC144112680 isoform X2, with product MGVPVMTDMCQGGSSHASTPCMEVGVTESLGALQTGFGGNYEDCDEGRGLVPKAVIFCTQTRQEGLSGADSKKEVAFRALQKRCCMVRDERSNRTEGCSGNMVRLGGKMSLHFDGAVTTIVLASAIAFVDLPLLVFLGVMMRHRQSALPLLTDLKMMRDRFAMAAFLYAYDGYSKYLVCLPRTLSHLYGSETCTLPTWCWTPSGRSKEDIFEACAYLYEMLAMSEHAEVIQIHHEKYDPHMRNFVRDNTLGACVWVCALSLAVLVILGMLKMIWGEIAAVVHLYKRYTAERRKGVTRNDAFHAVALALLPTDTSNMEPLLTGKEQRCKVISILGPITASRAVSAHNVVHNQKCPDVNPAVAPEVVDLHGAPESSDALHPSLDNASQSHVLVEFRQTLKPQGAPQHCRRFTGFDANIFLNDAEDPFMSRHQIGRACVVRIVSSVTKRAALATRLALRLVMFRMTTSSASRPLQF
- the LOC144112680 gene encoding uncharacterized protein LOC144112680 isoform X1 — translated: MGVPVMTDMCQGGSSHASTPCMEVGVTESLGALQTGFGGNYEDCDEGRGLVPKAVIFCTQTRQEGLSGADSKKEVAFRALQKRCCMVRDERSNRTEGCSGNMVRLGGKMSLHFDGAVTTIVLASAIAFVDLPLLVFLGVMMRHRQSALPLLTDLKVPALIVIESLIFAGTEVVLYLCLEALHKGRHSASFAVLVLTRLLYTVWLAVLFRASGPLLASGLAMMRDRFAMAAFLYAYDGYSKYLVCLPRTLSHLYGSETCTLPTWCWTPSGRSKEDIFEACAYLYEMLAMSEHAEVIQIHHEKYDPHMRNFVRDNTLGACVWVCALSLAVLVILGMLKMIWGEIAAVVHLYKRYTAERRKGVTRNDAFHAVALALLPTDTSNMEPLLTGKEQRCKVISILGPITASRAVSAHNVVHNQKCPDVNPAVAPEVVDLHGAPESSDALHPSLDNASQSHVLVEFRQTLKPQGAPQHCRRFTGFDANIFLNDAEDPFMSRHQIGRACVVRIVSSVTKRAALATRLALRLVMFRMTTSSASRPLQF
- the LOC144112680 gene encoding uncharacterized protein LOC144112680 isoform X3, translating into MVRDERSNRTEGCSGNMVRLGGKMSLHFDGAVTTIVLASAIAFVDLPLLVFLGVMMRHRQSALPLLTDLKVPALIVIESLIFAGTEVVLYLCLEALHKGRHSASFAVLVLTRLLYTVWLAVLFRASGPLLASGLAMMRDRFAMAAFLYAYDGYSKYLVCLPRTLSHLYGSETCTLPTWCWTPSGRSKEDIFEACAYLYEMLAMSEHAEVIQIHHEKYDPHMRNFVRDNTLGACVWVCALSLAVLVILGMLKMIWGEIAAVVHLYKRYTAERRKGVTRNDAFHAVALALLPTDTSNMEPLLTGKEQRCKVISILGPITASRAVSAHNVVHNQKCPDVNPAVAPEVVDLHGAPESSDALHPSLDNASQSHVLVEFRQTLKPQGAPQHCRRFTGFDANIFLNDAEDPFMSRHQIGRACVVRIVSSVTKRAALATRLALRLVMFRMTTSSASRPLQF